A window of the Dyadobacter pollutisoli genome harbors these coding sequences:
- a CDS encoding YfbK domain-containing protein, with protein sequence MKTKIVILLATFFSAFAMLPDRTITGTISDSNQAPISGVMVTVAGGKAFTLSDSLGKYSIPVPTFSRSLTFSCVGYKTKEVKIAKSSVLNVTMDAIAPGQEEVVEADHENEVLELIVEPNFAKMAASPSTYAACTPMRSQKMNTENYNPINENGFQMVGQQAVTTFSVDVDRASYSNMRRFVNAGQMPPIDAVRIEEMINYFEYDYPQPADGKSVSVTTEITDSPWNRGLKLLHIGLQAKTVSSKNLPASNLVFLIDVSGSMSDENKLPLLKQAFKLLVDQLRAEDKISIVVYAGAAGVILPPTSGADKMKIREALESLEAGGSTAGGEGIEMAYKLAKENFLPKGNNRVILATDGDFNVGISSEGELQRLIEEKRKGGIYLSIMGFGMGNYKDSHIETLADKGNGNYAYIDNIQEARKEFVQEFGGTLFTVAKDVKIQIEFNPAHVQAYRLIGYENRALKNEEFHDDKKDAGDMGSGHTVTAIYEIVPAGMQSSYLAQTDALKYQKNNASEISKTDEMLTIKIRYKNPDSEKSVLFDLPVKYTSKPMSACSENLRFASSVAEFGLLLRNSEFKGKSSYANVIARAKGAFGKDEEGYRSEFVRLVKTTQSLDGSQQTARKD encoded by the coding sequence ATGAAAACAAAAATCGTAATACTCCTCGCCACATTTTTCAGCGCATTCGCCATGCTGCCTGACAGGACCATTACCGGCACGATCAGCGATAGTAACCAGGCCCCGATCTCCGGTGTCATGGTGACTGTGGCGGGCGGCAAAGCATTCACGCTGAGTGATTCCCTTGGAAAATACTCCATTCCTGTTCCAACATTTTCCAGATCGTTGACTTTCAGTTGCGTGGGTTACAAAACAAAGGAAGTGAAAATCGCAAAGAGTTCTGTGCTTAATGTAACGATGGACGCAATTGCTCCCGGGCAGGAAGAAGTAGTAGAAGCAGATCATGAGAACGAGGTCCTGGAACTGATCGTTGAGCCCAATTTCGCAAAAATGGCAGCGAGCCCCTCGACCTATGCAGCCTGTACGCCCATGCGTTCGCAAAAAATGAACACAGAAAATTACAATCCTATCAACGAAAATGGATTTCAGATGGTAGGCCAGCAGGCAGTGACCACATTCTCTGTTGACGTTGACCGGGCTTCTTACAGCAACATGCGCAGGTTTGTGAATGCGGGACAAATGCCGCCCATTGATGCGGTAAGGATCGAAGAAATGATCAACTATTTCGAGTACGATTATCCGCAGCCCGCCGATGGTAAATCCGTATCGGTTACTACTGAAATAACCGATTCACCGTGGAACAGGGGATTAAAACTACTGCACATTGGTTTACAGGCCAAAACAGTTTCCAGTAAAAACCTGCCTGCTTCCAATCTGGTATTTTTAATAGATGTTTCAGGTTCCATGTCCGACGAAAACAAGCTTCCTTTGCTTAAACAGGCGTTTAAGCTATTGGTTGATCAGTTGCGTGCGGAAGATAAAATTTCCATTGTGGTATATGCGGGTGCAGCTGGCGTGATCCTGCCGCCTACCTCAGGAGCCGATAAAATGAAGATCAGGGAAGCGCTTGAAAGTCTGGAAGCAGGAGGTTCTACGGCTGGGGGCGAAGGAATTGAAATGGCATATAAACTAGCCAAAGAAAACTTTCTTCCAAAGGGTAATAACCGCGTTATTCTGGCAACAGACGGCGATTTCAATGTTGGTATTTCCAGCGAGGGAGAACTGCAGCGCCTTATTGAAGAAAAACGAAAAGGAGGAATTTATCTGAGCATCATGGGCTTCGGTATGGGGAACTACAAAGACAGCCACATTGAGACGCTGGCCGATAAAGGCAATGGAAACTATGCTTACATTGATAACATTCAGGAGGCCCGAAAAGAGTTTGTGCAGGAGTTCGGCGGAACGCTATTCACTGTCGCCAAAGACGTAAAAATCCAGATCGAATTTAACCCCGCACATGTACAGGCCTACCGGTTGATCGGATATGAAAACCGGGCATTAAAAAATGAAGAATTTCATGATGACAAGAAAGATGCAGGTGATATGGGGTCAGGACATACGGTAACTGCTATTTACGAGATCGTTCCGGCTGGCATGCAAAGCAGTTATCTTGCCCAAACTGATGCATTAAAATATCAGAAAAACAATGCATCCGAAATCAGCAAAACAGATGAAATGCTGACCATTAAGATACGCTACAAAAACCCGGATAGCGAAAAAAGTGTACTCTTTGATTTACCAGTAAAATACACATCCAAGCCCATGTCGGCCTGCTCAGAGAATCTGCGGTTTGCAAGTTCAGTAGCAGAATTTGGTCTTTTGCTGCGCAATTCAGAATTCAAGGGAAAGTCCTCCTATGCTAATGTGATCGCCCGGGCCAAAGGTGCTTTTGGCAAAGACGAGGAAGGGTACCGCTCCGAATTTGTAAGACTCGTTAAAACCACCCAATCGCTGGACGGAAGCCAGCAAACGGCCCGAAAAGATTAA
- a CDS encoding RNA polymerase sigma factor has protein sequence MKFLGIFRNKKTEKLSEAQQLSMYQQTGDIGVLGELYAPYMEMIFGICYKYLRDENESKDAVMQIFEKLVADLRSHEVGSLKNWLHSVARNYCLMQLRSRRIFVGTDELSDDVQNADLQSSDLDDIFILDTQLSALDKCMQTLISEQRESIRLFYVEEKCYKEISSETGFDFNKVKSYIQNGKRNLKICMDKNGDG, from the coding sequence GTGAAGTTTTTAGGCATATTTCGAAATAAGAAAACGGAAAAGCTATCAGAGGCTCAGCAGCTCTCGATGTACCAGCAGACGGGGGATATCGGAGTGCTCGGCGAACTGTATGCGCCTTATATGGAAATGATTTTCGGCATATGTTACAAGTATTTGCGGGATGAGAACGAAAGTAAGGATGCTGTGATGCAGATATTTGAGAAACTTGTTGCTGATTTGAGAAGTCATGAGGTTGGCAGTTTGAAAAATTGGCTGCATAGTGTCGCCAGGAATTACTGTCTCATGCAGCTCAGAAGCAGAAGGATATTTGTGGGGACAGACGAATTGAGTGACGATGTTCAGAACGCAGATTTGCAAAGCAGCGATCTTGACGACATTTTTATTCTGGATACACAGCTAAGCGCTTTGGATAAATGCATGCAAACACTGATCAGCGAGCAGAGGGAAAGTATCCGGTTATTTTATGTAGAAGAGAAATGTTATAAGGAAATCAGCTCGGAAACGGGTTTTGATTTCAATAAAGTGAAAAGTTATATCCAGAACGGAAAGCGGAATTTGAAAATTTGCATGGATAAAAATGGCGATGGGTAA
- a CDS encoding energy transducer TonB, whose protein sequence is MGNSQPDFDFNDFRRYQNGEMSTQEQHSFEKRMLEEPPVADAYEGFLALNEDQIDYASALATLDEALKERTKPEQKRILPMWAYASAASVCLLMGFYWLYFISNKNSEHQNVALEMSIGAPGDDLARPEEGVKETPIPPAASTPALTLKSAPSSAPETSQADELEAIVPAAPPQQEPKLSANKLQEAVVESALEHIAIVESVPASAPVAASSAQLPPRKSAAKVSQDYAAGASIALPSSRPVPVNGWESYRSYLLKNATAEGKSGEVEVSFTVQTDSTLSAFSAKGDPSLNDKAILTVKNGPLWVPARFNGRAIAAQTTVTFQFRISD, encoded by the coding sequence ATGGGTAATTCACAACCGGATTTTGACTTCAATGATTTTCGCCGTTATCAGAATGGCGAGATGTCGACGCAAGAGCAGCACAGTTTCGAAAAACGAATGCTGGAAGAGCCGCCTGTGGCTGATGCATATGAGGGTTTTCTGGCATTGAATGAAGATCAGATTGATTATGCGTCGGCACTAGCCACCCTGGATGAAGCACTAAAAGAAAGAACCAAACCGGAGCAGAAAAGGATTCTACCCATGTGGGCATACGCGTCAGCGGCATCGGTGTGCCTGCTGATGGGCTTTTACTGGCTGTATTTTATATCAAACAAAAATAGCGAGCACCAGAATGTTGCCCTTGAAATGTCGATCGGGGCGCCTGGTGATGACCTAGCCAGACCCGAAGAAGGGGTAAAGGAAACCCCAATCCCGCCAGCAGCTTCGACTCCGGCCCTGACCCTTAAATCCGCGCCATCTTCCGCGCCAGAAACCTCCCAGGCTGATGAACTGGAAGCAATAGTACCTGCGGCGCCCCCTCAGCAGGAGCCTAAACTATCTGCTAATAAACTCCAAGAAGCTGTCGTGGAAAGCGCCCTTGAACACATTGCAATTGTGGAATCGGTACCTGCTTCGGCGCCTGTTGCCGCATCGTCCGCTCAGCTACCACCGCGAAAGTCAGCGGCAAAGGTAAGCCAGGACTACGCTGCGGGTGCCTCAATCGCACTGCCATCCAGCCGCCCTGTTCCTGTAAATGGCTGGGAATCATATCGATCCTACCTTTTAAAGAACGCTACGGCCGAAGGGAAATCCGGGGAAGTCGAAGTTAGCTTTACAGTGCAAACCGACAGCACATTGTCGGCATTTTCGGCAAAGGGAGACCCTTCGCTGAATGATAAGGCCATCCTCACAGTCAAAAACGGCCCGCTATGGGTACCCGCCAGATTCAATGGACGGGCCATTGCTGCGCAGACAACTGTCACATTCCAATTTCGCATTTCTGATTAA
- a CDS encoding response regulator transcription factor: MDSRKNLLIIDDEPSITKILEHFLKKDFNVVIKSDGSEGMLWLEEGHQTDLIIADLHMPNLSGKEFLKVAKASNLYSDIPIIILSGSDESSERIQCLNLGADDFMVKPFNPMEVHAKINAILRRAKRFS, translated from the coding sequence ATGGACAGTAGAAAAAATCTGCTAATTATAGATGATGAACCCAGTATCACTAAAATCCTGGAACATTTTCTAAAAAAGGATTTTAACGTAGTGATAAAAAGTGACGGGTCAGAAGGGATGTTATGGCTGGAAGAAGGCCATCAGACAGACCTGATCATTGCAGACCTGCACATGCCAAACCTCAGCGGAAAAGAGTTCTTAAAAGTAGCAAAAGCCAGCAATCTGTATTCGGATATTCCAATTATCATACTTTCAGGATCTGACGAAAGCAGTGAACGTATCCAGTGCCTTAATCTGGGCGCAGACGACTTCATGGTAAAGCCGTTTAATCCCATGGAAGTTCATGCGAAGATCAATGCGATCTTGCGCCGCGCTAAACGCTTCTCCTAA
- a CDS encoding sugar transferase, with the protein MELTSTSPGMVVETKSYTAQFRVMYLNADLDEYLRFSERYEETLQAEYFASKESVLEALNENYPADVILAHAASGGLELLDIIRGSSGFGNIPFVLMVDRLSQEGIDTAKARHADDIFSVRFDDGDLVTRIRYFKKRQWYVANKASQKIGSQGSKTPFWKRAIDVITTGGAVILLLPVFLLVALLIRLDSKGPVFYKSKRVGSGYKIFDLYKFRTMRTDADQLIRKMAALSMYNKNTEPAQQIESNGLCADCLAGSRCKSLLFHDGKEICEKLYHFQKDQKAAFMKFQNDPRITRFGQFLRNSSLDELPQLINILKGDMSLVGNRPLPLYEAEKMTTDDKILRFAGPAGLTGLWQVTKRGKGKADMSEEERTQLDITYAKEFSFKMDMQIILKTFPALLQSENV; encoded by the coding sequence ATGGAATTGACAAGCACGTCCCCGGGAATGGTTGTTGAAACGAAGTCCTACACAGCCCAATTCCGGGTTATGTACCTGAATGCAGACCTGGATGAATATCTACGATTCTCCGAACGATATGAGGAAACTTTGCAGGCAGAATATTTTGCTTCAAAAGAAAGCGTACTGGAAGCGCTGAATGAGAACTATCCGGCAGACGTCATCCTTGCACACGCAGCTAGTGGGGGTTTGGAACTACTCGATATCATTCGAGGCAGCTCGGGATTTGGCAATATTCCTTTTGTATTAATGGTCGACCGTCTTAGTCAGGAAGGAATCGACACAGCAAAGGCAAGGCATGCCGACGATATTTTCTCCGTTCGTTTTGACGATGGTGACCTGGTCACCAGAATCAGATATTTTAAGAAAAGGCAATGGTATGTTGCTAACAAAGCTTCACAAAAAATAGGCTCTCAGGGAAGTAAAACACCATTCTGGAAACGGGCGATTGATGTGATCACAACGGGCGGTGCCGTTATTTTACTCTTACCGGTGTTTTTGCTGGTGGCCTTGCTCATCCGTCTGGACTCAAAGGGCCCTGTGTTTTACAAATCCAAGAGGGTAGGGAGCGGCTATAAGATCTTCGACCTTTACAAGTTCAGGACTATGCGTACTGATGCCGATCAACTGATCCGTAAAATGGCCGCATTGAGCATGTACAACAAGAATACCGAACCCGCACAGCAGATTGAAAGTAATGGGTTATGCGCTGATTGTCTGGCAGGTAGTCGCTGCAAGAGCCTTCTTTTCCATGATGGCAAAGAGATCTGTGAAAAACTCTATCATTTTCAAAAGGATCAGAAAGCCGCCTTTATGAAATTTCAGAATGACCCACGTATCACCAGGTTTGGTCAGTTTCTGAGAAATTCAAGTCTTGACGAATTGCCACAACTGATCAATATTCTCAAAGGTGACATGTCATTGGTTGGAAACCGGCCATTGCCTCTATATGAAGCCGAAAAAATGACTACGGACGACAAAATTCTGCGCTTTGCAGGCCCGGCGGGATTAACTGGCCTGTGGCAGGTAACCAAAAGGGGCAAAGGGAAAGCAGATATGTCCGAGGAGGAAAGAACACAATTAGATATCACATACGCCAAGGAGTTTTCATTCAAGATGGATATGCAGATCATCCTTAAAACCTTCCCTGCTCTTTTACAGTCAGAAAACGTATGA
- a CDS encoding acyltransferase, with protein MVIRRWVRMDVVPFNHFSIGNNSMIEDFTTVNNGVGDVIIGENSLIGLGNVIIGPVQIGNNVILAQNIVVSGLNHNYDNVAQPIHQQGVNVAAIVIEDDCWIGANTVVTAGVTIGKHSVVAAGAVVTKSIPPFSVAVGNPARVIKRYDETQKEWVKTY; from the coding sequence GTGGTAATCAGACGCTGGGTACGAATGGATGTAGTGCCGTTCAATCATTTCTCAATCGGAAACAATTCGATGATTGAAGATTTCACTACGGTCAATAATGGTGTGGGGGATGTGATAATTGGGGAAAATTCTCTGATAGGCCTTGGTAATGTGATCATCGGCCCTGTTCAAATAGGTAATAATGTCATTCTTGCTCAGAATATTGTCGTCAGCGGCCTGAACCATAACTACGATAACGTTGCTCAGCCCATTCATCAGCAAGGAGTAAATGTTGCCGCAATTGTCATTGAAGACGATTGCTGGATTGGTGCCAATACCGTGGTAACCGCTGGCGTAACCATCGGAAAACATTCCGTAGTAGCTGCCGGAGCTGTGGTCACCAAAAGTATCCCGCCTTTTTCTGTTGCGGTAGGCAACCCTGCCCGCGTCATTAAAAGATATGATGAAACTCAAAAAGAATGGGTCAAAACCTACTGA
- a CDS encoding TolC family protein: MRYAVFLVPLFLIISTAKAQESLTKDISHEYLDKLIAICKANYPKVKMYEARVAVTEYGVKKAKLSYFDIFNFSYLYSPNNNTATISPTLLSGYQLGFFVNIGAILQKPSMIKQAKGELAIAQLDKESYDLSMEAEVKKRYFTYIQKKAVYRLRSGAVLDVESMVSNIKHRFEMGQESIEKYNQMLVMQTDHSQNLLNAESDVLIAKSSLEELLGQKLEDIK; encoded by the coding sequence ATGAGATACGCCGTATTTTTGGTTCCCTTGTTTTTAATAATATCCACAGCCAAAGCTCAGGAGTCTTTAACTAAGGATATTTCCCATGAATATCTTGACAAACTGATTGCGATTTGCAAAGCCAATTACCCAAAAGTTAAAATGTATGAGGCTAGGGTAGCTGTCACTGAATACGGCGTCAAAAAGGCCAAGCTCTCTTACTTTGACATTTTCAATTTTTCCTATCTGTATAGCCCCAATAACAATACAGCTACTATTTCCCCCACACTTCTTAGTGGTTATCAGCTTGGTTTTTTTGTCAACATCGGCGCTATCCTGCAAAAGCCAAGTATGATCAAGCAGGCCAAAGGCGAACTGGCCATTGCCCAATTAGACAAGGAATCTTATGATCTGAGCATGGAAGCGGAAGTGAAAAAGCGCTATTTTACTTACATTCAGAAAAAGGCAGTCTACCGCCTACGTTCCGGTGCTGTGCTGGATGTGGAAAGTATGGTTTCCAACATCAAGCACCGGTTTGAAATGGGGCAGGAGTCGATAGAAAAGTATAATCAGATGCTGGTCATGCAGACCGACCACTCGCAGAACCTGCTGAATGCTGAAAGTGACGTATTGATTGCAAAAAGCAGCCTGGAAGAATTGTTGGGACAAAAATTAGAAGATATAAAATGA
- a CDS encoding exopolysaccharide transport family protein has translation MSEFVQFLRLLQRNKITLILVPLITVIICYFLVRRLPDTFVSRARIATGLVDKTDQVITRAKEEQDQQISRKFESLIQTLRLKRTLDQVSYRLLLNDLKGLKDSTWREPVSALETMSKADKVKAISLITEKYNNREELFLWKPYEEHLNKIIVDMKYDANALRDKLIIYRTGASDYIDIEYEAENPKLSAYVINTLSQEFISDNSSRVVGNNKRTIDFLQNFMLQKQAELNARMNTLRNFKIQNRVLNLNEQAKSIYGQMADYETRREVAQKDIIALGAAIRNIDHKFDPTERKYFESALTGINQKIIATKGNLRALNERYVLNNFDPRLKFSLDSLRSKLAGEIDEASDKYAYNPMALKQDLVTQKLTMEISLELAKNSVASIQGELDRLNKKFDGLVPNEAKIQEYETSIDIASKEYIESLQRYNEASLEFSFPVYLRLIERAMPGEVQASKKMVLVILSGVISLAFCVFVFFILFYLDKSIRYPLQLANATERPVLGYLNALDKGSSLSLSGMNASDDKAIRLYKNLVRSIRYELDNELDDPKVIAVTSLSHGVGKTSFVIALAWAFSKINKTVLLIDGNFGQPDISKLNPDTSMIEGFIKSDTIIEASPGQIRILGNKGGDVSLLEFASEKGISERLRALKAQFDIILIEADSLTAMNKAKEWVTFSDRVVAVFAAGRSISEEDESKIQYLNNLEDKFSGWVLTNTEDIPEQAGKIGKPVEA, from the coding sequence ATGAGCGAATTTGTACAATTTTTGAGATTACTGCAACGCAATAAAATAACACTGATCCTGGTTCCCTTGATCACCGTCATTATTTGCTATTTCCTGGTCAGAAGGTTGCCGGATACGTTCGTTTCACGCGCCCGTATTGCGACCGGTCTTGTGGATAAGACCGACCAAGTTATTACAAGAGCCAAGGAAGAGCAAGACCAACAAATTTCGCGCAAGTTTGAAAGTCTTATTCAAACATTGCGACTGAAAAGGACACTGGATCAAGTATCTTACCGATTGCTGCTCAACGATCTGAAAGGATTAAAGGACTCGACCTGGCGGGAACCGGTCAGTGCGCTGGAAACGATGAGCAAGGCTGATAAAGTCAAAGCCATCAGTCTCATTACTGAGAAGTATAACAACCGCGAAGAGCTTTTCCTGTGGAAACCTTATGAGGAACATCTCAATAAGATCATCGTCGATATGAAATACGACGCCAACGCTCTGCGGGACAAACTGATCATTTACAGGACGGGCGCCAGTGATTACATCGACATTGAATACGAAGCGGAAAATCCGAAGCTTTCAGCCTATGTGATCAACACTTTGAGCCAGGAGTTTATTTCTGACAATTCGTCCAGGGTGGTTGGTAACAATAAAAGGACCATTGATTTCCTTCAGAACTTTATGCTGCAAAAACAGGCAGAGCTTAATGCGCGAATGAACACGTTGAGAAACTTCAAGATCCAGAACCGGGTGTTGAACCTCAACGAACAGGCGAAAAGTATTTATGGACAAATGGCCGACTACGAAACCCGAAGAGAAGTTGCGCAGAAGGATATCATTGCCCTAGGAGCGGCGATCCGTAACATTGACCACAAATTTGATCCTACAGAAAGAAAATATTTCGAAAGCGCCCTTACGGGTATCAACCAAAAAATCATTGCGACAAAGGGAAATCTCAGGGCATTGAATGAACGTTATGTGCTCAATAATTTTGATCCGCGCCTAAAATTCAGCCTGGATTCGCTTCGGAGCAAGCTTGCAGGCGAGATTGACGAGGCATCGGATAAATACGCTTATAATCCAATGGCGCTTAAACAGGATCTGGTAACCCAGAAACTGACCATGGAAATTTCTTTGGAACTGGCCAAAAACAGTGTGGCCTCCATTCAGGGGGAACTGGACCGTTTGAACAAGAAATTTGACGGGCTGGTACCCAATGAGGCGAAAATTCAGGAGTACGAAACTTCGATCGACATTGCTAGTAAAGAATATATCGAATCACTGCAGCGGTACAATGAGGCGAGTTTGGAATTTAGTTTTCCAGTTTATCTGCGGTTGATCGAACGCGCAATGCCGGGAGAGGTGCAGGCGTCGAAAAAAATGGTGCTCGTGATCCTTTCCGGTGTGATCAGTTTGGCTTTCTGTGTATTTGTCTTCTTTATTTTATTTTATCTCGACAAATCCATTCGTTATCCTTTGCAGCTTGCCAATGCCACCGAGCGGCCGGTATTGGGCTATCTGAATGCTTTGGACAAAGGTTCCAGTCTAAGCCTTTCTGGTATGAATGCTTCGGACGATAAGGCCATCAGGCTCTACAAAAACCTGGTGCGTTCGATTCGCTATGAGCTGGATAATGAGCTGGATGATCCGAAAGTAATCGCGGTGACCAGTCTGTCGCACGGGGTGGGCAAAACCTCTTTTGTGATCGCATTAGCCTGGGCGTTTTCAAAAATCAATAAAACAGTACTGCTCATTGACGGTAATTTTGGACAGCCTGATATTTCCAAGCTCAACCCCGACACAAGCATGATTGAAGGCTTTATCAAAAGTGATACAATTATCGAAGCCAGTCCAGGACAGATACGTATCCTGGGCAACAAAGGAGGTGATGTCTCCCTGCTGGAATTCGCCAGCGAGAAAGGGATCAGCGAACGTCTTCGAGCTTTGAAGGCGCAGTTCGATATCATACTGATAGAAGCCGATTCGCTGACGGCGATGAACAAGGCAAAGGAATGGGTGACATTCTCTGACAGGGTTGTTGCCGTTTTTGCAGCAGGTCGTTCTATTTCAGAAGAAGATGAATCCAAGATACAATACCTTAACAATCTGGAAGACAAGTTCTCAGGTTGGGTACTTACCAATACGGAAGATATTCCAGAGCAGGCAGGTAAGATAGGCAAACCCGTGGAAGCATGA
- a CDS encoding glycosyltransferase — protein sequence MKIVEGIWLLIQFLIWFNLVFPVILLLIYSIRGGEKQQPGKNNVTDLPDYGIIVTAYEYTQQLPAVVASLLELNYEQYHIYVVADKCDISDLHFPVDKVLLLRPEQVLGSNTRSHFYAIKHFIRPHSHLTIIDSDNLTDPQYLNELNTYFSAGFQAVQGVREAKNLDSTYACLDAGRDIYYHFYDGKILFGAGSSATLAGSGMAFSTALYKECLGHLDVTGAGFDKVLQEGIVTRKYRIAFTGKAIVYDEKTTGSDQLVKQRARWINTWFKYFALGFKIFFSGLANLNWNQVLFGLVLLRPPLFIFLILSVFFMLINLFISIPVVIAWFVGLCVFVTGFYISLRRSHTDPRIYQSLVNIPKFIAFQLLALLNARKANQISVATRSGQTDHKQL from the coding sequence ATGAAAATCGTAGAAGGAATCTGGTTGCTTATTCAGTTTTTGATCTGGTTTAACCTGGTCTTTCCTGTAATCTTGTTGCTCATTTATAGCATAAGAGGAGGGGAGAAGCAGCAGCCAGGTAAGAACAACGTGACAGATCTGCCGGACTACGGAATCATTGTCACAGCATACGAGTATACCCAGCAGCTACCTGCGGTGGTAGCTTCACTGCTGGAACTGAACTACGAGCAGTATCATATTTATGTAGTGGCTGATAAATGTGACATTAGTGATCTTCATTTTCCAGTCGATAAAGTGTTGCTGCTAAGACCTGAACAGGTTCTGGGTAGTAACACCCGCTCACATTTTTATGCGATCAAACATTTTATCAGGCCACATTCGCACCTGACTATTATTGATAGTGACAACTTAACGGATCCGCAGTACCTCAATGAGTTGAATACCTATTTTAGTGCTGGTTTTCAGGCGGTTCAAGGGGTCAGGGAGGCTAAAAACCTGGATAGTACCTATGCTTGTCTGGATGCAGGCAGAGACATTTATTATCATTTCTATGATGGTAAGATTCTCTTTGGCGCCGGATCATCAGCCACGCTGGCAGGGTCGGGTATGGCGTTTAGCACAGCTCTTTACAAGGAGTGTCTGGGACATCTGGACGTAACTGGCGCGGGGTTTGACAAAGTGCTGCAGGAAGGGATTGTCACTAGAAAGTACCGTATTGCATTCACCGGAAAAGCCATAGTTTATGACGAAAAGACGACTGGATCTGATCAACTCGTCAAGCAGCGGGCGCGTTGGATCAATACCTGGTTCAAATATTTCGCCTTGGGTTTCAAGATTTTTTTCAGTGGGCTGGCCAATTTAAACTGGAATCAGGTGCTTTTTGGATTGGTCCTGCTCAGACCACCGCTTTTCATTTTTCTGATTTTGTCGGTATTCTTCATGCTGATCAACCTGTTTATTTCCATTCCGGTTGTAATAGCCTGGTTTGTAGGCTTATGCGTCTTTGTAACAGGTTTTTATATATCACTAAGGAGGTCGCATACCGACCCGAGGATTTATCAGTCGCTGGTCAACATTCCAAAGTTTATTGCTTTTCAACTTTTGGCGCTGCTCAATGCGCGGAAGGCAAACCAGATTTCAGTGGCAACAAGAAGTGGACAAACAGACCATAAACAGTTATAG